In Populus trichocarpa isolate Nisqually-1 chromosome 7, P.trichocarpa_v4.1, whole genome shotgun sequence, the following proteins share a genomic window:
- the LOC7462577 gene encoding eukaryotic translation initiation factor 6-2, translating to MATRLMFENSCEVGVFSKLTNAYCLVAIGGSENFYSTFEAELGDVIPVVKTSIGGSRIIGRLCAGNKNGILLPHTTTDQELQHLRNSLPDQVVVQRIEERLSALGNGVACNDHVALTHTDLDKETEEMISDVLGVEVFRQTVAGNVLVGSYCAFSNRGGLVHPHTSIEDLDELSTLLQVPLVAGTINRGSEVIAAGLTVNDWAAFCGADTTATELSVIESVFKLREAQPNAIVNEMRNSLIDSYV from the exons ATGGCAACAA GGCTTATGTTCGAGAATTCATGTGAAGTTGGTGTCTTTTCAAAGCTCACTAATGCATATTGTTTGGTTGCTATTGGTGGTTCTGAGAACTTTTATag CACATTTGAAGCAGAGTTAGGAGATGTTATTCCTGTTGTTAAAACTTCCATTGGAGGTTCTAGAATCATTGGTAGACTTTGTGCAG GAAACAAAAATGGAATTCTCTTGCCGCATACTACTACCGATCAAG AACTTCAACACTTAAGAAACAGTCTACCTGATCAAGTTGTGGTTCAGCGAATTGAAGAGAGATTATCTGCATTGGGAAATGGTGTAGCTTGCAATGACCATGTTGCTCTAACACACACTGATCTTGACAAG GAAACAGAGGAAATGATATCTGATGTTCTTGGAGTAGAAGTGTTTAGGCAGACTGTTGCTGGTAATGTTCTTGTGGGCAGCTACTGTGCTTTCTCCAACAGAGGTGGACTG GTGCACCCCCACACATCCATTGAAGACTTGGATGAACTCTCAACCCTCCTTCAGGTGCCTTTAGTGGCTGGAACCATAAACCGTGGCAGTGAAGTGATAGCTGCTGGCTTGACTGTGAATGACTGGGCTGCCTTTTGTGGGGCAGACACTACTGCTACTGAACTTTCTGTTATTGAGAGTGTTTTCAAGTTGCGGGAAGCTCAGCCAAATGCCATAGTGAATGAGATGAGGAACTCTTTGATTGACAGCTATGTATGA